One segment of Thermodesulfovibrionales bacterium DNA contains the following:
- the cas2 gene encoding CRISPR-associated endonuclease Cas2, whose protein sequence is VRKILKKYFMWVQNSVFEGDITEGKLTKCKHELLKVINEAEDSIYFYSLENRLNYRKTILGVEKELTGNIL, encoded by the coding sequence AGGTAAGAAAGATTTTGAAGAAGTATTTCATGTGGGTTCAAAATTCTGTGTTTGAAGGAGATATAACAGAGGGTAAGCTTACAAAATGTAAGCATGAATTATTAAAAGTTATAAATGAAGCAGAAGACTCTATTTACTTTTATAGTCTCGAGAACAGGTTAAATTATAGAAAGACAATTTTGGGGGTTGAGAAAGAGTTAACAGGAAATATATTATAA